From Lucilia cuprina isolate Lc7/37 chromosome 4, ASM2204524v1, whole genome shotgun sequence:
tttttttctatataaatccaaacaaaatttcaaaattttcttaaagaaaacaatttgtaaaactgaaaataaaaattaaaaaaaaattaatacatattttagactagtctatatactaagctttagactagtctagaggGTAGACttataacaatgaaaatctTCTGAAATACAATTAGAATTCTTGAAAAAACAAGTCGGAAAgaatagtcgggcatggccgaccatataataccctacaccatgagtgtatttaaaattgtattttttataaagaaacttttatgttgaatattagcataattccaaaatatttaaacaatttattgaaaaaaaactaaaatttctaaataaggctttatataggtcaaatatgggccgatcctcggtaaatttgggaaaggatatatttttaaataacagttacttttgttgagtttcattgcgatacaaatggttacaagtcaattttagacgtttaagtcattttttgaaggggggtttgtatgggggctagggtcaaataagggccaatccttacgaaaatctacaGTGTCATttgtacttatataaaacttatttgtgccaatttttagagagataatagaatattggacgtaattatggcataaaaagttcaaatcgggaggtacggttgtatggggtttaggtgaaataatggaccgatttcaaccattttcaataggcttcgttcatcaaattatcttgaaaattgcggcctgtaccttgcgcacaaggtttacatggacagccagccagccagccggacagacagacggacggacatgtcttaatcgactcaaaattattctgaatcgatcggtatactttaaggtgggtattggatcaatatttttgtatgttacaaacatcagcacaaacgtataataccctccccactatagcggtgtagggtataaaaacttacCTAATAAAATTCCAATTCCCAATAATACCCAAACAGTATATATAACATAACCGTAagccataaaaaataatacttgaTTTAATAGCCATAACGTGTGATAAATGATTACACAAAAACACATCACTAACCAAGAGTTAATCAAATAAAtcgatttctaaaaaataataagaaattagtTAGAATTGTTTTCTTAATACCAATAACAATTACCTTAATAATGCCTCTAATTAAGTTAATCGACATAATAATCATGACCAAAGAgtacattaacaaaaatattttataataagttaTATAGTGGACATCTCTAGAATCTGTTAGTTCATCGGAGTTGGTTTCAAATATAAATGtagcaattaaatttaaaaaaccaaCAGCATAGACAAATACATAAAGTACTCCGATAAATATGCCCAATTCATAATGTTTTACCGATTCCATTATTGAAAAAATCTGTAATCTTTTCGAAATCGAAAACGATTTATTTTAGTTGTGAACAATTTTAAGGCAAAATAACAACTGTTTTAATTGGAAGAAGTGTTTTCAAATGCCAATCTGCgctgaaattagttttttgcaattattggaactaattgataattttttaacagtGTCCCTACTATAACatggttttaaaaaattttaatgaaatcaaacataaacaacattgccgaccatatgataccctacaacagtcggtatgttaaaattgtggattttctttatataaagcatttaatttgttttatagtgAAATTTctgctcatatctccggtatttatggaccgattttgctgattttaaatagcgatcttctcgaaagcatgtctaacagaattattgaagattcggatctcgccgatatctggggtcctctgaaaactgatttcaacaaacacacagacggacagacattgcttaatcaactccgctacctataaggatccagaatatatacactttatgggatcgaaaaattatattatagaaattacaaacggaatgacaatgacagtgaaattttttagttattgttgacaaaaaagggATTTTGTACAAGAGGACTTtaaggggagaaggggtaaatatgggcctatccttataaattttggtagatgaatttacgtctacttcaaagtcatttatgtagattttgatcgttttattagtaaatataagttaattttgaccttcaagtcattttctgtaggggagtttgtatgggggctagggtcaaatgaggcgcgatcactataaaaattagtattgtcatttattgttctataaaactaatttttgctgatttttgttgacattataaaacatttaacgtagttgtgagcctaaaggcccgattcggggggtacggttgtatgggggctaggagaaataatgaaccgatttcaaccattttcaatagcgttcgtccttgaaccaaaaaaagagtatgtgccaaatttcatcaaattatcttgaaaattgcgacctgtagcgtgcacacaaggtttacatggacacacagacagacggacatagctaaatactTTAGGGTGGGTCTAGCACCattttttggtgttacaaacttctgcacaaacgcataatacccttcccactatagtggtgtagggtataataacttTTAAGAAACGCTCTGATAGTGGATCTGTCTGGTACTTCATatgattttgttaatattttgaataaaaccaCAACTTTAAAGGGTCAACTTTATTGTGATTTACTAAGAAAACACATCATAAATTCATCAGAATTCTGCAAACACAAGGGGAGTAGTAGGGCTGTTCTCTCGCAATTCTAGGAAGTTGTTGTATTTcgtcatgtaaatatttttattagatacTTCAGtcgataattaaaaaattaagccTACTTAACCCTCTGAGATCGACGTggattttttataactattttactGACGTAGTGTCTGACATACATCACTTTTTGGAAGCTTATATTTTCTAAGATCTGGTTTTGAAACCCACTCAAGGTtgctatttattataatatttataccctacaccactttagtggggagggtatatagggtttgtgctgatgtttgtaacatacaaaaatattcatcctatacccaccttaaagtataccaatcgggttaaaatcattttctgagtcgattaagctatgtccgtccgtccgtctggctggctggctgtccatgtaaaccttgtgcgcaaggtactggccgcaattttcaagataattggatgaaatttggcacacacgcttcttttgacctaaggcctattaaaaatggttaaaatcggtccattatttcgactagcccccctacaaccgtacctcccaaatagggccttttggcttataattaatttaaatgatctattatgttaacaaaagtagacaaaacttagttttgtagaattttaaatgacattaccgatttttgtaatcgggcttcatttgaccctatcccccatacaaactccccttcagaaaatgatttaaagtcaaaattcacttacaaacgcTAATAAcacttaaattctacataaataatattgaagaagacttaacttcccctaccaacatttttaaggatagggccatattttgccctactcctctttaagtaaaaatattccgaaataaagttaaaaaacagaccaaatgctttattttttttttaataatccccatttttaacatacatactgactggtgtagggtatcatatggtcggctacgcccgactatagattcatacttgttttatcaataaattacttaaatatttttgaataatactcaacataaaattttctttataaaaagtaaaaatttaaaaatatactcatggtgtagggtattatatggtaggccatgcccgactacactttcctacttgtttttgttattttttggtgTCTGTTAGACTACCACGTCAGTCCCAGATGGTTAAGTCTAATATCCAGTTCACACGGTGCAATTATTCGTAATTCACGCTCTCATTCATCGTTCAACTCTGTTTCCGTTTCTTAATTGAAccattattaatttacttttttaaatcaaatatttttgaaatctaaattaaaataaacttatttgtaAATGCTTTATTACATGAAATatcgtataaaattttttaaaaagttatcgtAATTCATACAAACTATTGgtacattcatatacatatatagagtaTATATTCCTTTCCAATAAAATGGTAATCATTATTCGGTTATATACCCGATCGtt
This genomic window contains:
- the LOC111688999 gene encoding uncharacterized protein LOC111688999, translating into MESVKHYELGIFIGVLYVFVYAVGFLNLIATFIFETNSDELTDSRDVHYITYYKIFLLMYSLVMIIMSINLIRGIIKKSIYLINSWLVMCFCVIIYHTLWLLNQVLFFMAYGYVIYTVWVLLGIGILLVLQIVFFKKILKFCLDLYRKKISHQQQTVAIQNSTLKFQNYLRNLKQNDSSILMPITEEELKKQYSNCSSENLQKFEI